A window of the Plutella xylostella chromosome 11, ilPluXylo3.1, whole genome shotgun sequence genome harbors these coding sequences:
- the LOC125489178 gene encoding uncharacterized protein LOC125489178, which yields MKRPRRGKKPKAAPDFVTISDVQDAETTCSVCEAEFLDSEDLRVHVAQVHPYTAAEGLTCHLCSSTAPDQEAYLQHVCFEHFPSLKCCRYCLRGFIDSEELRKHEESHVCAVDNMLSCSQCRVMFSKPKDLEDHEVANHSDVKDGVMLQKHYKLLSSILNIRSDIFLKSLCSNSTFMCAQCRFTTSDVSVYVKHLQKKKCTSLVCDHCAGVYRRKAHMRKHFKHSRKCSHGYKPENSKLKCRECMQFFDKRTYKFHVKKCRALRCVPCNITFTTVNELTSHQTEKHPVAMVLRKCRYCHLELVGAKALRQHMERCHRKDYHLYKYKCPHCVYIFKHPKQMLGHFFSRHKDIKPYSCKICNIEWRIRKTFTIHIKMAHNSVGFVEFDKNFNVFFTEKKLENAFTPPDNPSLYNEAEEQEIRNFTNDYETDEEKKNTKSGNKKRKVNTSKEESSTNLETDTMAPTDNETDAENVKRKVLTRKKKSLTKELLTDVDPDMSSDDEPLIDKKNRAKKSIGPKKWHSKKHKVPLRLTCSICKKYCYTVENYHRHVSTHFKNESKQCIKCAKLFTSVDELDNHLKTDHATTHITDTLKRLMEKRKMVTSFNNIEPLSDRIRRTVKKVYVPQSNTTATLKLTSNTAKNFLESFIPETDVRKNVSINDTLCIKPVKGKLEKQTNVIKLTKFKPEPKITGPVKLRMPVQFNRFFKKTEPVSATIKVFQGDYKEPKLNFDRKPAIPEDEDIPNDDYYDDYNQEEEKYDANSTQNSTIPEVAQEVFLENTEDIPKHITVTDNANQGVVSHSIVLPASLPTDGLLNNIQVGHLHPKAPFFKIVPFEEILNPKKEPSPGPEEAKEDDDAEVLLPSGTKLVNINPLAHLLGDKTEMLLKSFEEKRKYYKYKPKLNLKTALHSALTRLEAQQPKPRKKQAPKKKKAVKDDVATDAAAASAGDDDKPLLTPTPAKKRRVSKKTVKPSS from the coding sequence ATGAAGAGGCCCCGCCGCGGCAAGAAGCCTAAGGCGGCACCCGATTTTGTCACGATATCCGACGTCCAAGATGCCGAGACTACTTGTTCAGTTTGCGAAGCGGAATTCCTGGATTCCGAGGACTTGCGGGTCCACGTCGCTCAAGTGCACCCCTACACCGCCGCGGAGGGGCTCACGTGCCACCTCTGCTCGTCCACAGCGCCTGATCAAGAGGCGTATCTACAACATGTATGTTTCGAGCATTTTCCCTCCTTGAAGTGTTGCCGGTACTGTTTGCGCGGGTTTATAGATTCAGAGGAACTAAGAAAGCACGAAGAGTCACATGTTTGTGCTGTAGACAACATGTTGTCGTGTTCGCAGTGTCGAGTTATGTTCAGCAAGCCAAAAGATTTGGAAGATCATGAAGTAGCAAACCATTCTGATGTTAAAGATGGCGTTATGCTGCAGAAGCACTACAAGCTACTGTCCAGCATTCTGAACATTAGATCGGACATATTCTTGAAGTCTTTGTGTAGCAACAGCACGTTTATGTGTGCACAGTGCAGGTTCACAACTTCAGATGTAAGTGTCTATGTGAAACacctacagaaaaaaaaatgcacaTCCCTAGTATGCGACCATTGTGCTGGTGTGTATCGGAGAAAAGCCCACATGCGGAAGCACTTCAAACACAGCCGAAAGTGCTCCCACGGATATAAACCTGAAAATAGTAAACTTAAATGCCGAGAATGTATGCAGTTCTTTGATAAGCGCACATATAAGTTCCATGTGAAGAAGTGTCGCGCTTTAAGGTGTGTACCATGCAATATCACTTTCACAACGGTAAATGAGTTGACTTCGCATCAGACGGAGAAACATCCCGTCGCCATGGTGTTGAGGAAATGTAGATACTGTCACCTGGAGCTGGTCGGGGCTAAAGCTTTAAGGCAGCACATGGAACGTTGCCACCGCAAAGACTATCACTTGTACAAGTACAAGTGTCCACATTGCGTGTACATCTTCAAACACCCCAAACAAATGTTAGGCCACTTTTTCTCAAGACATAAAGATATCAAACCTTATTCGTGCAAAATTTGCAATATAGAATGGCGAATTCGGAAGACTTTTACGATTCACATCAAAATGGCACACAACAGTGTAGGCTTTGTTGAGTTTGATAAGAACTTTAATGTGTTCTTTACGGAAAAGAAGTTGGAGAATGCATTTACACCACCTGACAACCCCAGTTTGTATAACGAGGCTGAAGAACAAGAGATTCGAAATTTTACAAATGATTACGAAACTGATGAAGAAAAAAAGAATACAAAGTCAGGTAACAAAAAAAGGAAAGTCAATACATCCAAAGAAGAAAGTTCAACTAATCTTGAAACAGACACAATGGCACCAACTGACAATGAAACTGATGCTGAAAATGTCAAGAGAAAAGTTTTAACTCGAAAAAAGAAATCTTTAACAAAAGAATTACTGACTGATGTGGATCCTGACATGAGTTCAGATGACGAACCATtgatagataaaaaaaatagagctAAAAAAAGTATTGGCCCAAAGAAATGGCATTCGAAAAAACACAAGGTGCCTCTAAGACTGACTTGTAGCATATGTAAAAAGTATTGTTACACCGTTGAGAACTACCACCGACACGTCAGTACACACTTTAAGAATGAGTCAAAACAGTGCATTAAATGTGCGAAATTATTTACCTCAGTTGATGAGCTCGACAATCATTTAAAAACTGATCACGCTACAACCCACATCACTGATACGTTAAAAAGGCTGATGGAAAAGCGCAAAATGGTCACATCTTTCAACAATATTGAACCTCTTTCAGATAGAATTAGGAGAACAGTAAAAAAAGTATACGTACCACAATCAAATACTACGGCCACTTTGAAATTAACATCAAACACGGCAAAAAACTTCCTTGAAAGTTTCATTCCTGAAACTGACGTCAGAAAAAATGTTTCCATAAACGACACACTTTGCATTAAACCTGTTAAAGGTAAACTTGAAAAGCAGACAAATGTTATCAAATTGACCAAGTTCAAACCAGAACCTAAAATTACTGGGCCAGTTAAACTCAGGATGCCTGTTCAATTCAATAGGTTCTTCAAAAAGACTGAACCCGTGAGTGCCACTATTAAAGTGTTCCAAGGAGACTACAAAGAACCAAAACTTAATTTTGACAGAAAACCAGCAATCCCTGAAGACGAAGACATACCGAACGACGATTATTACGATGATTACAACCAAGAGGAGGAAAAATACGATGCAAACAGCACACAAAACTCGACAATACCAGAAGTAGCTCAAGAagtatttttagaaaacacaGAGGACATACCCAAGCACATCACGGTAACAGATAATGCGAACCAAGGCGTTGTATCTCATAGCATAGTTCTTCCCGCATCGTTACCCACCGACGGTCTGCTCAACAACATCCAAGTGGGCCATTTGCATCCTAAAGCACCCTTCTTCAAAATCGTTCCTTTCGAAGAGATCTTGAATCCTAAGAAAGAACCAAGCCCAGGACCAGAGGAAGCCAAGGAGGATGATGATGCTGAGGTGTTACTGCCGTCTGGCACGAAATTGGTGAATATAAACCCGCTAGCGCATCTACTGGGCGACAAAACTGAGATGTTGCTGAAGAGCTTTGAGGAGAAAAGgaagtattataaatacaaaccCAAACTCAATCTGAAAACAGCTTTACACTCCGCGCTGACGAGATTAGAAGCGCAGCAACCTAAGCCTCGGAAAAAGCAAGCGCCTAAAAAGAAGAAAGCTGTGAAAGATGACGTAGCTACTGATGCTGCAGCCGCATcagctggtgatgatgataagcCGCTATTGACCCCGACACCGGCGAAAAAGCGGAGAGTGTCGAAAAAAACTGTTAAACCTTCTTCGTAA